In Nomascus leucogenys isolate Asia chromosome 3, Asia_NLE_v1, whole genome shotgun sequence, the genomic window GAGCATTAGATTAGGATCTCAGTCCTGCCATTTCCTTACCAGCTATACAGACTTGGGCAAATCCCTTAGCATCTCCAGGCTcgtttcttcaactgtaaagtGAGAAATAATATCATTGGCTTTGTATATGAAAGTGCTCTACAACTGTAGAGTACAATAAAGATTAGAGGTTATTATTATCGGAGATGGTTAGTGGACTTAGAAATTTGCTGGTGATGGCTATAACATTTCTAAAGATATGAAGCtaatctatctttttaaaaatgtctatgaaGCAAAATAATGTTCCTGCACAAAATGGATTTAAATGTCTCTTGCATCCTGGAAGTCACCTCATCCTGATTTCATCTGACTGTTAATAAGAATTGCAAAACTATATTTCTCTCAGAAAACAACCAGTTTTTGGTTTTGGGGGACTTGAATTTGAAAGCAGTTATCAGGAGGCTTGTGGTTATTTAGATGGTAATAGGGTAAAGGGAACAAGATGAATACTTCATTTTAAGATAAGGTTGTGGcctggcgtggtgactcacgcctgtaatctcagcactttgggaggctgaggtgggcagatcacttgaggtcaggagtttaagaccagcctaaccaacatggtgaaaccctgtctctactgaaaaaacaaaaaattatccaggcatggtagtgggcacctgtaatctcagctagttgggaggctgaggcaggagaattgcgtgagcctgggaggtggaggttgcagtgagctgagattgcaccactgcactccagcctgggtgacagagcgagagtctgtctcaaaaaaagataaacttgTCTCTTCTTTTCCAAACATTTTACTGCCTTTTAAATCCAGCCTTATGATCATGCTCCAGGGTTATTGCAATGGCACCTACCTGGTGCTCCCTGCTTTTGATCCCCACTCCTGCCTCCCACACCATCCTGCACACTCCTTCGGGATCAGTGGATCTGAACTTTCTTTAACCAACAACACCTGAGGGAGGAATATGGCCACTTCCAATAGTAATTATGGTTCATTACATCAATGAACTTTTCCCTGAACAAGGGTGGGGTGTACATTCATGTTTAGTatgaaaaaggcaaaaacttCCCTTTGGTTCTGATTATTTACCTACCTtcctcacatatacacacatagcATATACACAGTATACACAGTTGTGGAGAATCACCTCACTAGGTAAATCTTTCCATAACATTGCATTATGTTGCTTCCTTACTGAGAAACTTCCATTACTTCCCACTATCCATAAAATAACGTCCACCTTTTTAGCTGGCCAGTCAAATCTCCTATTGATCCAACTTAGTGTTCCTGGCTCTTTTAGTATTACTCTCTACTGGACCTTCTGCTTCGGCTGAACTCATCTACTCGTTGTCCTCAAGATATGCCCTGTATTTTTCCCAAgtttgtatttgcttttctttctgactcttttgttcctttttctctttgcattttgaAATACCTGTACTTTCCATGAGTGTTTTCTTGCTCATCTATTGGAAGTAAGCCCATCCTCAGAAGTTCTAAAGCATTTATTGTTTGAGTCACCCTCTTAGAACTTACAGGATTTCTTATATTGTTACTAGTTTATGTGAACATCATGTCTTTCCAGGTAAATTGTCAACACCATGAAAGGATGGACCATATCTTTATTTCCCCATGGTGCTTAGTATCTATTGgtacagccaggcatggtggctcgtgcctgtaatccagcactttgggaggccagggcaggaggattgcatgagcccaagaatttgagaccaatcttggcaacatagcgagacccagtctttacaaaaaataggaaaattagctgggtgtggtggcgcatgcctgtagtgccagctacttgggaggctgaggtaggaggattgcttgagcccaggagtttgaggctgcagtgagctgtactgcagcctgggcaacagagtgagatcctgtctccaaaataaaataaaattcaaaaaaaatgtaTCTACGATAATGATCATCAGTAAATTATGTTTTTAGTCAAAGTCTGTACAGCATGATGGAATGGGGAAAAAACACCAGGAATAGGAGGTCTGCAATCTACTCTTGGCTCTGCAAGCTGGCCCTCTGGCTTTTTGCTACTCTTTTACCTCTGAGGATCCAAATTTCCTCATGGGATTAGGTCAGATGGTCTGTAGGCTTCCTTTGACATCTGAAAttgtaatagaaatataaatacctTTAAGCTCTTTTAGGTGTAATATATCATCTATGATGGTAGAAATTTTAGGCAAAAATTCTACTTAGCCTATATTTACCATCACTACTGCCAATATCTTTGCACTGAGGTGAGAGACAAAATGTAAACTTTCTCTTATTCATTTACGCCATGAAAAAGTAGCCAGATAGATATTTTGCCATCTCAGTTCACCTTCTTTCTTAGCTtaactttaacttttatttcatttataaagatACAAATAACTGCATTTTACATAAAGTAAATATCTCTTCCATGTGGTTTTCAGGGTATGAGTTCCGAAGGAAATGTTTAAATAGCTCTTGGAAGCGTTAGGGTTGAAGATTTCAGATCAGAGATGGAAAGTGGCCcatagaccagcagcatcaacatcacctgtTTCAGAGCAATGCTTTTCAAATTCTAATATGCATACACATtacctggagatcttgttaacATGAAGATGTTGACTCAAGTCTGGGGAGTAGCCTGAGAGTCTACATTTCCGagaagctcccaggtgatgctggaGCTACTAAGGTGTGTACCCCACTTTGAATAAGAAGGATCTAGGAGATGGGTGGAGAGTGAGTAGGCTGAAAGGCCCCAGAATTGAGAGCTGCATTCATGCTGACTTTTCAGCAAGCTGAAAAGTCAGATAATTAAGATGTTATCCATTATCACAGAGGATAAAGGTCAGGTTCATTTAACGTGGACTCCTCATTTGCTTTCGATGATGCAGGTATTGTAACCTCTTTTACTCTTTACAAATGACCGTTCATTATATGGAGAATGAAACTGGCAAGGGGCATGTTTCCCTATGTTCTTTTTTCAATTTAGCAGACTTGGAGTAGTAAAGCAGACAGAGTGTTGTCAATCACCTGCCATCCTGTGGGCAGGGGACAGCATCACAACCCTTTTCCTACATCTCTCTACTGGTTCTGAAGTGCCATAAAGAGATGACTGCAGGAGTTTCGGTAGATTTATACATTGCTATCACAGAAATTATAGAATTCTTCCAGAAAATACCCATTTGAAGTATCTAAAATCTTGAATGGAGGAATTATAAGGCTTAAGGAATAAAATGCAACAAATCTCTAAACTTGAGAGATGGAAACATTGTTAGGACTCGTCAGTTGTTGTTAGGACTCATCAGTTGTTGTTAGGACTTGTCAGTTGAAGTGTAGAGGAAACAGGAAGATTTGGAAAGGACAGATCAAATAATTGTCATAATTGTCTCTAATTGTCCCATGTTGCTATGGAAATAGTGCGATTCTGTTAGAGACTCATCTGGTATGGGGCAGACATGAGCATTATCGagcttcctattttctttcttttttttttttttttgagacagagtttcactcttgttgcccaagctggagtgcagtggtgcgacctcggctcactgcaacctctgcctggtaaccaggttcaagtgattcttctgccttagcttcctgagtagctgggattacaggcgcctgccaccatgcccagctaattttttgtatttttagtagagatgggctttcactatgttggccaggctggtctcaaactcctgacctcaggtgatccacctgcctcggcctctcaaagtgctaggattacaggcctgagccaccacgcctggctgagctTCCTATTTTCGTTACAAATTGCTGATCATACACATTCTTGGCCATCAATGACTTGAAACTGACTGGCATTCATGACCATATTCTTATCTCagatcttcaaattaaaacaataattcaGTTAGTAGATTGTGAATAAAGTAAGAAGTGATGGAAATCAGAATTGTTATTTCTGGAGATGGAGTATTGATTGGGAGCCCTCTGGGGAAATATTCTGTAACTTGATCTGGGTAGTGGTAATACAGGtatataaatttgtaaaaattctttGAGTTTACACTTAAGATTTGCACCGTGTATATTATgcttcaataaaaaatattttttaaaattagttacttggcatgtttttcttttatctaaaccctttttcttttaaaaaacattttagcaAACTTAAACTATTTCCAGAAGCTTCAAAAGGTCAATGCAACCAACTTCCAGGCCCTGGCTGCAGAGTTTGGAGGCGAATCATTCACTTCAACATTCCAAACTCAATCACCACCATCTTTTTACAGGGTGAGCCTGGGGAAGGGGATGGgattgtttggtttggtttttactCTCATAGCAGACAGCTGACAAGGTGTCTTTGCAGCACTACCCTGCAGCTAGCTAAACCATTGTCAGCTCTTTGGAGGGCAGTACTGTCCACATAATCATGCCCTTGAGTTAACCTTGTTTctactctttcttttctgttgtagTTTAGTCCAGTCTCACTGTGAACaaagtttcttttatattttattcaggcTGGGGACCCCATTCTTATTTACTTCCCCAAGTGGTCTGTAATAAGCTTGCTGAGACAACCTGCAGGAGTTGGAGCTGGGGGACTCTGTGCTGAAAGCAATCCTGCAGGTGAATCCAGACCAAAAGTACCAACCTTTTCATTCAATTTAAAACAGGCTTTCTCATTTACCACTCTCTTAATTATTTGTGTTTAAGGTTTCCTAGAGAGTAAAAGTACAACTTGCACTCGTTTTTTCAAGAACCTGGCTAGTAGCTGTACCTTGGATTCAGCCCTCAATGCTGCCTCTTACTATAACTTCACAGTCTTAAAGGTAGGTGTCCTTTCTCTCCCTACACTGTCACTACTATGAAGTTGAAATGAACATGCTTCTCACTGTTGTGAGTTGTGGAAAGAGCATTGAATAAAGTCAGAATCCCCAGGAGCCACGTAAAAGACAGAGGGCCTGGAAACCATATCTGAAGACAAATGAAATAATTGGGGATATATATGCAGGATAAGAGATCATCACCCTTCTTACTAATGGGATTGGCTTGCAAGGGTGGAAGGGGGAAGACACCCATTTCACCAAACTTCTTGCTTTTGCTATTCAGTAGAGCTCTGTCAGAGTAAATAGGCATCACAGTCTGTCACCCTCCTGCCTGGCTCCACTTCCTGGCATTCTAGTGTAAAGAAGAATCAGGTGGAATAGAGGAAGTAAATCATTCTAATATATTGACTCCCTCACCCGCCAAACCAAAGCCTATTGTTGGTAATATGAAACCACAAGCTCCTGGTGATTTTCGGTAAGGTATATGCACACTCATGTCCCTGCTGTTCTCCTAGGTTCCAAGAGGCATGACTGATCCACAGAATATGGAGGTATGACACTGTTGTaccaggaaaaaggaaaaagaatatttggcTTCTCTACATCTGAGGCAATTTTAGTCTAAGTTGTACTGTTGAAAGATAAATGTAAGCGTGATGTAGCAAACAAGTAGGGATCTAAAACGGTGCTTTTGAAAGTATGTCCTACACAGTTAATAGCCTCGTATGAAACCAGGATCCATAAGGTGTTAGATAAGTTTGTAAACATTGGGTTAAATATATTTAGGGTgggcttcttaattttttttagagacagggtcttgctctgtcacccaggctgaagtgcagtgggacgatcacagttcactgcagcctaaacctcctgggctcaactaatccttctacctcagcctcccaagtagctgggactatagacgtgtgccatcatgcccagctaattttttaatattttgtagagatggggatctcactatgttgtccaggctggtcttgaactcctggcctcaagcaattctcctgacttggcttcccaaagtattgggattgtaggcatgagccatctcaccCCTCCTGGAGTCTTTAATTTGCTAAAGGGCCTTATTAATCTCTAAGGGGAATACTGAATGTAGTATTTCTAACAATTATTTGACTATGGAAcccttgttttatatttaatagaaCTAGTGTTCTGAGAAATAAGTTTTGAGAAGTGCTGGTTTAGAAAGACTTGAATTTAAGTTGTTGGCTGGCagtggaagaagagagaaagagggtggTCAAGGGGAAGGAAAAATACTCATCTTAGCATGATATCTATTAATAGATACAAGACAAAATACTGCCTTCAGTTTTAGTTAATTTGCTTCTTTTCATTGCTAGTTCCAGGTTCCTGTAATACTTACCTCACAGGCTAATGCTCCTCTGTTGGCTGGAAACACTTGTCAGAATGTAGTTTCTCAGGTAGGGATACTGACCTCAGATTCTGGACTGATGTGTGTTGATCAACACTGCCAGAGGTGCCTGATCTTCCATTAAGTATCAGACTGACCCCACCGAATTTTGTTTGCATTCTCTAACAATGTTGGGAATGCAAACTTGTTATATTGGTAGATTCTTGGTTGTAATCCTTGGTAAAAGTAGCATATTGTGAATTTCAACAATTCCCAATAAGTTTGAAATGAAACTTGTCAATAATTGAGCCCATTATCCTCCCTACCACGTTTCAGTTATTTCCATCACCACCATCCTCCAGTATTTCAGGTCCAggacattaaaattatttctgacaCCTCTTCCATTGCCCACTTGCAGTATGTTACTGATTCTTACTGACTGaccacattttcttctcttgacaTAGTCAGTATCATCTGAAACTCTGAAGTAGACTAATCAACTTCTGTTCCTCTGTTCTCTAAACAATCTAACCTTAAAAAGTAAGAATTatctttaagtataataataataataataaaagaattatcTTAAAGCATCTTCTTAAAGACTATGCTCAGAAATTTAAGGTTACTTTAAATTGCCTGCAACTCATATCCCCAGCAACTATCTTTATTAATTCTCAAACATTGTGAGAGCCAAGTAAACCAGATTTCTGTTCCGTGCTCACCTCTGCCTGTTTCTACTTGCCCTCCTCTGTCCGTAATCagcttattttcctttcctttcaattcctACCAAAAACTCACCTACCCGTGAACCCTTTTAAAGAGCTCTATCCAGTTTCTTtttcatatacaaatataatatgaAATCATCTTTATCTTTCATAGTATTTGTGTTTGGCATTTTTAACATTACTGTTTCAGTCTGCCTCGTTTAGTTATAATAACACCCTTGAAGACAGAAAATCTTCTGTCCTAAACATATTCGGCCCAATAACTACTTTTTATTAATTGATTCTTTTTGTATTTCAGGTCACCTATGAGATAGAGACCAATGGGACTTTTGGAATCCAGAAGGTTTCTGTCAGTTTGGGACAAACCAACCTGACTGTTGAGCCAGGCGCTTCCTTACAGCAACACTTCATCCTTCACTTCAGGGTTAGGGCCCTTCTCTTATAGGGGATTTAGAGGGGAAGAAATATCAggttagaaataatttctttgcTTCTGTAATACATGTGAAATAGAATAAGAATATGAAGGCCTAGTTCAGTCTGTCGATTGAGGCCTCAACATTTAATATGCCATAATTTTACTACAAGTCGTAGTTGTTCTACAAGTGTTTACTCATTAAAATTTTCTCCAGTTCTCTATCTGGCCCCTAACAAAGCAGGACTTCAATCTCAAATCAAAACTTTTTTTATAGTCATTTTGAATCATAAATTCAGCCAACACCTACAAAAATTCTTTAACCAGCTTTTCTCATATTTCTGGGCAGTCAGCATTTTACTCATTTCCCACTTAATCTGAGTGTTCAGGCTTAATCACCGCCATTTGGCTTTCTGctacttctttcctctttttgaaCCCAGCATAGATTTTCTCAACTCTACCCTCAGGTGATCAACCAACTACTGTGTCTCTCAGAGCTCATCTCTGGAACATCTatagttaattaaaaaatatatatttttaattacatttaaattcttaatttaaatttaaattcttaaatttaaCCAGGCTGTGTTGTTATTGCTAAATTGCTAGTAATTTTTGAGAAACAGGGTTAAGGGATCCTTAGTAGATTCTTGGTTGTAATCCTTGGTAAAAGTTGCACATTGTGAATTTCAGTATTCAGATCATGAAGGATTTATTTTAGTGaattaaaaaaagtgaaagaagcaaaatgCTACACTGTGGAAAGAAGCCAGATTGTTCAGTGTAGCTCACTTATTGCATTTCCTTGCCTTAAGGAAGGGTACGGTGAAGCCAAGCAGTGGGAGGTGGGAAAGTATGCTTACCTCCATAATTGACTTCTCTTCACTCTTTCTGCAGGCTTTTCAACAGAGCACAGCTGCTTCTCTCACCAGTCCTAGAAGTGGGAATCCTGGCTATATAGTTGGGAAGCCACTCTTGGCTCTGACTGGTGATATAAGTTACTCAGTATCCTTTTTAGAGCTGGGTGGCCTGTTGCAGCCTAATGAGAAAAGCTGCAAAGGCTTTCAAACTTATGTTAGACTAGCCAAAGGTGAggaattttttgttcattttaatgaGGTACTTATATACTAATATATGGTTAATCATTTTTGGAATCTAGTTGTCTGTCTGTggttttctgaggaaaaaaatacaaatttgtgaCTCGAACATTATGAtagtaatacaaaataaatagcactaaaagagaatgagaacatAAATTTTGCAATgctgccccctttttttttctgttatgatGTCCTTGATCATCACTTTTCCACTTTGGATGGCCCTCTTACAGAGCCAGGGTAATGGAAGTTGCTCCGTTAACAGACATGAAGTACAGTTTGGAGTGAATGCAATATCTGGATGCAAGCTCAGGTAGTTCTTTGCTTCTGCATCATTTCCTGCAATTTCATCGGGAATATGTAGGGAATATGTTGATAcagtaacttttatatttttaatgacagTTCGGAAGATGCTAGTCAGGAATAGTCTTTTAGTCTAAATAGTGTTGCTATGACTAAGAGTTTTCTGGCAGTCATTAATACTTACTAAAGATTATACCCTCTggtctattttatattatttccaatGTTTGGTTTAATATACAGTACTAATATGGGTATATTATTATGTTAGcattggactccagcctccaTGGTGTTTAATTATAGGTTGAAGAAGGCAGACTGCAGCCACTTGCAGCAGGAAATTTATCAGACTCTTCATGGAAGGCCCAGACCAGAGCGTGTTGCCATCTTTGGTAATGCTGACCCAGCCCAGAAAGGAGGGTGGACCACGATCCTCAACAGGCACTGCAGCATTTCAGTAAGGAGAGAAATATACTTTCTGATGAAGACTCATTTTTACTCCTTTGTAAATCATGGATAGTAAGTTTAAAACCAGCCTTGTCTCTGTAGATAATGCGTTTGTCATAGAAGGAAAAGTATAAGAAATCACGTCCActtgaagccttttttttttttttgagatggagtctcgctgtgttgccctggctcgagtgcggtggcatgatcttggttcactgcaacctccacctcccgggttcaagggattctcctgcctcactcagcctcctgagtagctgggactgcaggcacccgccaccacacccagctaatttttgtatttttagtagagacaaggtttcaccatattgaccaggctggtcttgaactcctgaccttctgatccacctgcctcggcctctcaaagtgctgggattacaggcgtgagccaccgcgcctccctttttctttttttttttttttctaagacaagaTCTTGCCCTATTACctaggcttggagtgcagtggcacgatcatggctcattgcagtctcaaccttctgggcccaagctatcctcccacctcagcccctcaagtagctgggaccacaggcacatgccaccacgcctagataattttttgatttttttatagagacaaggtctcactaggttgtccagatggtctcaaactcctgggctcaagtgatcctcctgccttggcctcccaaagtgctgggattacaggcataagccactgttcccagcctaaAGTAGTTATTTCAGGTTAGGTTTAAAATACCTCATGTATTTTccttacttagaaaaaaatttgaaggCAGATAATCTACAGATTTCTGTTGTTCGAAAATCTcacatatttcaaatattttatattcttgaatATTTGGTCAGCACAGAATTTCATGAGGTTAAAATGGTGCTCTTTCTATTgtaattataaacatttacatttttacagtTATTTACATGAAAATGCATTATCTggttaaaaatcaaaaccatatagAATGATATGCCTTTCTGCATCTTGCAATTAATCCTCCTGGAGTACTGCATTAGGTATACCATGTTTCTATTCTAGAAACTTTCGAGGTTCTCTGATGGCTTCCAGACTACTTGGATACACTTCATAATCTAACCCTTAGGCATCATCTTCTTTGACTTTACACTGCTCCTTTACTTTAGCCACATGATCTGCTCAAGCCAGTGCCTACTAAGCACCTCACACATAGGAGATACTCAGTAACTGTTATTTAAATTAATCAATgaagccaggtgccatggctcacacctgtaatcccagcactttggaaggccaaggcgggcagatcacttgaggtcgggagtttgagaccagactgaccaacatggtgaaaccctgtctctactaaaaatacaaaaattagcgtagtggcaggcatctgtaatcccagctactggggaggctgaggcaggagaatcgcttgagtccaggaggcggaagttgcagtgaactgaaatcacgccactgtactccagcctgggcaacagagcgagactccatctcaaaaaaaaaagatcagaggtcaggcgtggtgggtcttgcctgtaatcccagcactttgggaggctgaggcaggcaaatcacaaggtcaggagttcaagaccagcctggccaacatggtgaaaccccgtctatactaaaaataaaaaataaaaaattaggtgtagtgtgggcgcctgtaatcccagctacttgagaggctgaggcaggagaattgcttgaacctgggaggcagaggttgcagtgagctgagatcgtgcccctgcactccagcctgggcgacagtgcaagacttcgtctcaaaaaaaaaaatcaggaataatAACATAGTCTTATTGTGAACTTTTGTGTTCTTCCACTAAGCTACATTGCCTTCCTTATTACTGAATAATGCTTACGAAACAATGGCTTAGTGCATGTTGATTGACTATAGGCAACCATCAGGCAATTCAAGCAGATGCTTCTTTACCCTTCTGCAGGCTATGAACTGTACTTCCTGCTGTCTCATACCAGTTTCCCTGGAGATCCAGGTATTGTGGGCATATGTAGGTCTCCTGTCCAACCCGCAAGCTCATGTATCAGGAGTTCGATTCCTATACCAGTGCCAGTCCATACAGGTAAGTCATGGCTCATAAAGGACCACTAAGCCTTGCAAAGCCTAGATTGTCTTATCAGTCATTTGTTAACCAATCATTTTTTACCTTCCACGAGCTAATTTATGTTAGCAACAATGTTTGTTTAAAGTGAGCTGACATAATTAATTGTCAAGTCTATTCACCCTGCCTGATTACTGAAATTAACATGATGTCATGAATACAGCttatatccttttttaaaaaaaaatctgaccccAGATTATAGTACAGGTTAATTTCTTTTCAGTAATCCTACCATTATTACTATTCTGATTGATTCAACCACAGAAAACACCTTCCATAGTTGTTCAATCTGTCAGCCACACAGTTATATGTGAGTCCCTGAGCCTGTTGATTGTGATTAAAGTTACTGCTGTGACTAGTTTATAGTCACCAGTTCTTGGTTGTATCTGTTCCATTAAATGAACACTTTTAATCTGTAGCAAACATATACCTATTGTTTATTATGTGCCTTAGGAGAGCTTTAGCATCTGCCTTGGTGTTTAAACGAATCTTTAGCTATAGAAGTTTAAAAACatggtattttcattttacttagaAATGACTAGGTCCT contains:
- the TCTN3 gene encoding tectonic-3 isoform X1 — translated: MRTPQLALLQVFFLMFPDGVRPQPSSSPSGAVPTSLELQRGTDGGTLQGPSEATATRPAVPGISIVVPTLVTPSAPGNRTVDLFPVLPICVCDLTPGACDINCCCDRDCYLLHPRTVFSFCLPGSVRSSSWVCVDNSLIFRSNSPFPSRVFMDSNGIRQFCVHVNNSNLNYFQKLQKVNATNFQALAAEFGGESFTSTFQTQSPPSFYRAGDPILIYFPKWSVISLLRQPAGVGAGGLCAESNPAGFLESKSTTCTRFFKNLASSCTLDSALNAASYYNFTVLKVPRGMTDPQNMEFQVPVILTSQANAPLLAGNTCQNVVSQVTYEIETNGTFGIQKVSVSLGQTNLTVEPGASLQQHFILHFRAFQQSTAASLTSPRSGNPGYIVGKPLLALTGDISYSMALLQSQGNGSCSVNRHEVQFGVNAISGCKLRLKKADCSHLQQEIYQTLHGRPRPERVAIFGNADPAQKGGWTTILNRHCSISAMNCTSCCLIPVSLEIQVLWAYVGLLSNPQAHVSGVRFLYQCQSIQDSQQVTEVSLTTLVNFVDITQKPEPPRGQPKMDWKLPFDFFPFKVAFSRGVFSQKCSVSPILILCLLLLGVLNLETT
- the TCTN3 gene encoding tectonic-3 isoform X2; the encoded protein is MRTPQLALLQVFFLMFPDGVRPQPSSSPSGAVPTSLELQRGTDGGTLQGPSEATATRPAVPGISIVVPTLVTPSAPGNRTVDLFPVLPICVCDLTPGACDINCCCDRDCYLLHPRTVFSFCLPGSVRSSSWVCVDNSLIFRSNSPFPSRVFMDSNGIRQFCVHVNNSNLNYFQKLQKVNATNFQALAAEFGGESFTSTFQTQSPPSFYRAGDPILIYFPKWSVISLLRQPAGVGAGGLCAESNPAGFLESKSTTCTRFFKNLASSCTLDSALNAASYYNFTVLKVTYEIETNGTFGIQKVSVSLGQTNLTVEPGASLQQHFILHFRAFQQSTAASLTSPRSGNPGYIVGKPLLALTGDISYSMALLQSQGNGSCSVNRHEVQFGVNAISGCKLRLKKADCSHLQQEIYQTLHGRPRPERVAIFGNADPAQKGGWTTILNRHCSISAMNCTSCCLIPVSLEIQVLWAYVGLLSNPQAHVSGVRFLYQCQSIQDSQQVTEVSLTTLVNFVDITQKPEPPRGQPKMDWKLPFDFFPFKVAFSRGVFSQKCSVSPILILCLLLLGVLNLETT